One genomic region from Colletes latitarsis isolate SP2378_abdomen chromosome 10, iyColLati1, whole genome shotgun sequence encodes:
- the LOC143346977 gene encoding obg-like ATPase 1 isoform X1, with product MAPKKVEEPERKPLIGRVGTNLKVGIVGIPNVGKSTFFNVLTKSQAAAENFPFCTIDPNESRVPVPDARFDYLCEYFKPASKVPAFLNVVDIAGLVKGAAEGQGLGNNFLSHINACDGIFHLCRAFDDDDVTHIEGDVNPVRDLEIISEELRLKDIEFLNVHLEKLEKLVVRGNDKKLKPEYDTLLKVRGVMVDEKKHIRFADWSATDIEVLNKYLFLTSKPVIYLVNLSEKDYIRKKNKWLIKIKEWVDKNDPGAVLIPFSGAFENKLADMNEAERAKYLEEQKATSALDKIIIQGYKALQLQYFFTAGHDEVKAWTIQKGTKAPQAAGKIHTDFEKGFIMAEVMKYDDFKNEGSEAAVKAAGKYRQQGRNYVVEDGDIIFFKFNAGAGLKDAKKK from the exons ATGGCGCCAAAGAAAGTTGAGGAGCCTGAGAGGAAACCACTTATCGGCCGTGTGGGTACCAATTTAAAAGTTGGAATAGTAGGCATACCGAACGTAGGGAAATCAACTTTCTTCAACGTTCTCACCAAAAGCCAGGCAGCTGCTGAAAATTTCCCATTCTGCACCATCGATCCCAATGAAA GTCGCGTGCCCGTACCCGACGCAAGGTTCGATTATCTGTGCGAATATTTCAAACCGGCTAG CAAAGTTCCAGCCTTCTTGAACGTGGTGGACATCGCTGGGCTGGTAAAAGGCGCCGCCGAGGGACAAGGATTGGGAAACAATTTCCTCTCGCACATCAACGCTTGCGACGGCATTTTCCATCTCTGTC GAGcgttcgacgacgacgacgtcacCCACATAGAGGGAGACGTGAATCCCGTGAGGGATCTCGAGATCATCAGCGAGGAACTGCGACTGAAGGACATCGAGTTCTTGAACGTACATCTCGAGAAATTGGAAAAGCTCGTCGTTCGCGGAAACGATAAAAAACTCAAGCCCGAATAT GACACGCTGTTGAAAGTGAGAGGCGTAATGGTGGACGAAAAAAAGCACATCCGGTTCGCCGATTGGAGTGCCACCGAC ATCGAAGTTCTCAACAAATATTTGTTCCTCACGTCGAAGCCCGTTATTTACTTAGTTAATCTCTCTGAAAAGGATTATATACGTAAAAAGAACAAATG GTTAATCAAAATAAAGGAATGGGTCGATAAGAACGACCCCGGAGCTGTTTTGATCCCTTTTAGCGGCGCTTTCGAGAACAAGCTTGCCGACATGAACGAAGCCGAACGCGCTAAATATTTGGAAGAACAGAAAGCTACGAG CGCCCTCGACAAGATCATCATTCAAGGATACAAAGCACTGCAGTTGCAATACTTCTTCACGGCAGGGCACGACGAAGTCAAGGCATGGACGATTCAG aaaGGCACGAAAGCACCCCAAGCTGCAGGAAAGATTCACACGGACTTCGAGAAAGGATTCATTATGGCTGAAGTCATGAAGTACGACGATTTTAAAAACGAAGGATCAGAAGCGGCAGTGAAG GCTGCTGGAAAATATAGACAGCAGGGGCGTAATTACGTTGTCGAAGATGGGGATATCATCTTTTTCAAGTTTAACGCTGGCGCTGGACTAAAAGACGCGAAGAAAAAGTGA
- the LOC143346977 gene encoding adenylate kinase 9 isoform X2, with translation MCDGTSSRERRDRREDDGDKFYASASFIIKKSFFPFVKGYPRKEYVPSWPKPHGCVYPKANAYYAFHEDANPFDRFAAKCQSRQYGNVQPHFESSEQPYASRDPFCETDAKQKYLESKPTCFAIFGKPDLNTIELATMIADAWNCVLISQSQLVKQEIEQGTEKGKIIADILKAGECLGPDIIVNLIENRINKRDVLHRGYVVEGLPLIPNEILDYSSYASNPDKDSNDRHFAQNYAKFFGSSFERICGATTDLEESERTTISSDERIKNKTCTVEPNYESVIFNQVEEIFTTWPVKPSIIVYAICPDTDATRKRGHFRINAATGRIIDTSHAGMNRNIDMSLSDDRNVSFEFYRELMNKERILDEHQSKYLLKRLADRKSNVETQCKLYKRFAIPAIEKWILLHNPQNVIRVDGRASILRMFQITIARLCTLPVTGVIIPKRLMDPVAFKYSDESPTTSDPMNEFEGKSNEEAFQYLTNRETVSPAYPWGLSPWNFLCPVELTRGRTVEGLSKYAVRFMNYIFFLSSLEATELFIENPRTFLLPFSPRPTCKIVVFGPKYSGKSDLCKTLARVFGGTIINAHEDDVNSCSLFGSSICSNIEEDTNAIIKNIQDISKEEIDVNVWRDGGYVVDGMCLDIDNWKMIVEDQKIVFEDAILLFDEEPYEYLLSKWRSIHDVEQKSHEELGEGTEYMENSINMNEDDEGEEEETQGLVEYIRHIQQFELEWEEMKETVANACKNLVTCNLSKIDNVSKYVIENIKNRYRDKARIMSDEEKEREKDIAEFIAMTDNTEIVGEQDAPEDEGRAMDLDVKEDSRRFGDTNYYCPVALLKYNTFWKGKEDFAAVFMNKVYFLSSATALEEFLRSPQSLSLPFQKPLSTIPPLRVSIVGPPGSGKSTLADAISREYGLVRVDYFNCFTAYTKSRAMLPLSRRAVLISPEDFSEEVELPEDLNDIKYIIDAATVQTFVRRYWRTGGVLPKPMIRECLLRFFEGLYNLHGIVFEQFPSCPEDVETALKTYAVPEIIIQLRCGKDKAYERVMPELLKSWQETLEKKKRVEYLRYVEELDRYQKDKETWIEKILNETIDDLRMKRGEEFSYSAEDDEECTLDDDIDPEIIESKRLELEETWREENPEPVLFTDWENFETAKQRIEREFEKMFDNDIEMIDAVRNALENETIPYVVLDGERTSKEVLLQAMKILTPYANRDISVLENTYTVDLETAGMLLDCGHCLQSSFGRWCPVQLHENKIPLQMFLPLEAQQEIYPVIHRQFIYFLGGKDARSRFLKNPFKYLEQDSCSPVVPFRLSIIGPPKCGKTTLANRVAKTYGVKVVTRGVALRHVLKHLPWTESTELAESRLRQGHLAPEESLASAVETYTIDPRSTSQGFVLDGFPANRKEYEELTFLGSQPTIVLDLKAHLAFCLDCSSRDTDGTDRPLKQNFSDKFLAHRYASWDVDQEKYRDWLKKFTQNVIEVDATKSTWHIWTRADREICSRYERIRLYFRESDYDKCHDLTFMNVSPYEFKQRQSRFESYCPLCLFYKNIMKTSGPPPDHRGMVQFREHFYWICPQHTNDFVRDPQRHLPPINTARLPEDRPRILTETVDAQHPCWATRLRIKGFCLVTYVDNLPNRKLVSGKPSIGVLYKDKAYLFCTEECRDKFLERCEKYANVDVKFLYTLPAIDVKHLPRLGFLEQTVASRVPVPDARFDYLCEYFKPASKVPAFLNVVDIAGLVKGAAEGQGLGNNFLSHINACDGIFHLCRAFDDDDVTHIEGDVNPVRDLEIISEELRLKDIEFLNVHLEKLEKLVVRGNDKKLKPEYDTLLKVRGVMVDEKKHIRFADWSATDIEVLNKYLFLTSKPVIYLVNLSEKDYIRKKNKWLIKIKEWVDKNDPGAVLIPFSGAFENKLADMNEAERAKYLEEQKATSALDKIIIQGYKALQLQYFFTAGHDEVKAWTIQKGTKAPQAAGKIHTDFEKGFIMAEVMKYDDFKNEGSEAAVKAAGKYRQQGRNYVVEDGDIIFFKFNAGAGLKDAKKK, from the exons ATGTGCGATGGAACCTCGAGTCGCGAAAGGCGCGACAGACGCGAAGACGATGGCGACAAGTTTTACGCGAGCGCCTCGTTCATCATAAAAAAGAGTTTCTTCCCTTTCGTTAAGGGATATCCTCGCAAAGAGTACGTTCCTTCGTGGCCGAAACCGCACGGCTGCGTGTACCCGAAAGCAAACGCTTACTATGCTTTCCACGAAGATGCGAATCCGTTCGACAGATTCGCCGCAAAGTGCCAATCGAGACAGTATGGGAACGTCCAACCCCATTTTGAATCTTCCGAGCAACCGTACGCGTCTCGCGATCCCTTTTGCGAGACCGACGCGAAGCAAAAATACCTCGAAAGCAAACCAACGTGTTTCGCCATTTTTGGGAAACCGGATCTAAACACCATCGAGCTCGCGACCATGATCGCCGACGCTTGGAATTGCGTTTTAATATCTCAATCGCAACTCGTGAAACAGGAGATCGAGCAAGGGACCGAGAAAGGTAAAATTATCGCAGACATTTTAAAGGCAGGCGAATGCTTGGGCCCAGATATTATCGTGAACTTGATAGAGAACAGGATCAATAAAAGGGACGTGCTTCACAGAGGTTACGTTGTGGAAGGTTTGCCACTGATTCCAAACGAGATACTGGACTATTCGTCCTATGCAAGTAACCCGGACAAAGACTCGAACGATCGACATTTCGCTCAGAATTACGCGAAATTTTTCGGGTCGTCGTTCGAAAGAATATGCGGCGCAACGACCGATCTTGAAGAAAGCGAACGAACTACAATTTCGTCCGATGAACGAATCAAGAATAAGACGTGCACGGTTGAACCTAATTACGAGAGTGTTATTTTCAATCAGGTCGAAGAAATATTCACAACGTGGCCTGTAAAGCCATCGATCATCGTCTACGCGATATGCCCGGATACGGACGCGACGAGGAAGCGTGGACATTTTCGCATAAACGCAGCAACTGGTCGCATCATAGACACCAGCCACGCGGGGATGAACAGAAATATCGATATGTCGTTATCCGACGATAGGAACGTTTCATTCGAATTTTACCGGGAACTGATGAACAAGGAGCGAATTTTGGACGAACACCAAAGCAAGTATTTGTTAAAGCGGCTCGCCGACCGGAAATCGAACGTCGAGACGCAATGCAAATTGTACAAACGCTTCGCGATACCCGCCATCGAGAAATGGATTCTGTTGCATAATCCGCAAAACGTAATACGCGTCGATGGCCGCGCGTCGATATTGCGTATGTTTCAAATCACGATTGCACGTTTGTGCACGTTGCCGGTTACAGGGGTGATTATTCCAAAGAGATTAATGGATCCTGTCGCGTTTAAATACAGCGACGAGTCGCCAACGACGTCCGATCCAATGAACGAATTCGAAGGTAAATCGAACGAAGAAGCGTTTCAATATCTAACGAACAGAGAAACCGTTTCGCCTGCATATCCTTGGGGATTGTCGCCTTGGAACTTTCTTTGCCCGGTCGAATTAACCAGAGGAAGGACCGTGGAAGGGTTGTCGAAATATGCTGTAAGATTCATgaactatattttttttctctcgtcgTTGGAGGCGACTGAACTATTTATCGAGAATCCGAGAACTTTTTTACTTCCGTTCTCGCCTCGACCGACGTGTAAAATCGTAGTGTTCGGGCCCAAGTATTCCGGTAAATCCGATTTATGTAAAACGTTAGCGCGTGTCTTTGGAGGCACGATAATAAACGCGCACGAGGATGATGTTAATTCGTGCAGTCTCTTTGGTTCGTCCATTTGTAGCAACATAGAAGAGGATACCAATGcgattataaaaaatatacaggATATATCGAAAGAGGAGATAGATGTAAATGTATGGAGAGACGGTGGTTACGTCGTGGATGGCATGTGCCTTGACATCGATAACTGGAAAATGATCGTCGAGGATCAAAAGATTGTGTTCGAAGATGCGATTCTCTTGTTCGACGAGGAGCCGTACGAATATTTGTTGTCCAAATGGCGCAGCATTCACGACGTCGAACAGAAATCGCACGAGGAACTGGGGGAAGGTACGGAATACATGGAAAATAGTATAAATATGAACGAAGACGACGAAGGGGAGGAAGAAGAAACTCAAGGACTGGTAGAATATATTCGGCACATTCAACAGTTTGAACTGGAGTGGGAAGAAATGAAGGAAACCGTGGCGAATGCTTGCAAAAATTTGGTTACTTGTAACCTGAGCAAAATCGATAATGTCTccaagtacgtgatcgaaaatattaaaaatcgttacAGGGATAAAGCTAGGATTATGAGCGACGAggaaaaggaaagagaaaaagacATTGCAGAGTTCATAGCTATGACTGATAACACAGAAATCGTAGGGGAACAGGATGCACCGGAAGACGAAGGACGAGCCATGGACTTGGACGTTAAAGAGGACAGTCGTCGGTTTGGTGACACTAATTACTATTGTCCCGTAGCCCTGTTAAAGTATAATACTTTCTGGAAAGGTAAAGAAGACTTCGCGGCCGTCTTTATGAATAAAGTTTATTTTCTCTCCAGCGCTACGGCTCTCGAGGAATTCCTACGTAGTCCACAGTCGTTGTCTCTACCTTTTCAGAAACCATTGTCTACTATTCCACCCCTTCGCGTCAGCATTGTTGGCCCACCAGGAAGCGGAAAGAGTACGTTAGCCGATGCGATATCTCGAGAGTATGGCTTGGTTCGCGTCGATTACTTCAACTGTTTCACTGCGTACACGAAGAGCCGAGCAATGTTGCCACTCAGTCGCAGAGCGGTTCTGATTTCACCCGAGGATTTTTCGGAAGAGGTAGAATTGCCGGAAGATTTAAACGATATAAAATATATCATCGACGCCGCCACGGTGCAAACCTTCGTTCGACGCTACTGGAGAACAGGAGGTGTTCTTCCCAAACCGATGATTCGCGAGTGTTTATTGAGATTTTTCGAAGGACTTTATAACTTACACGGTATCGTGTTCGAGCAATTTCCCAGTTGTCCGGAGGACGTAGAGACTGCGCTGAAAACCTACGCTGTACCTGAGATAATAATACAACTCCGTTGCGGTAAAGACAAAGCGTACGAAAGGGTAATGCCCGAATTACTCAAGTCCTGGCAGGAAACGCTGGAAAAGAAAAAACGCGTCGAGTATTTGCGCTACGTAGAGGAACTCGATCGTTACCAGAAGGATAAAGAAACATGGATCGAGAAGATACTGAACGAAACGATCGACGACTTGCGTATGAAaagaggcgaggaattttcatatTCGGCAGAAGACGACGAAGAATGTACGCTCGACGACGATATCGATCCAGAGATAATAGAGAGTAAGCGGCTCGAACTCGAAGAAACTTGGCGAGAAGAGAATCCTGAACCTGTACTTTTTACCGATTGGGAGAATTTCGAGACCGCGAAGCAAAGAATCGAGCGGGAGTTCGAAAAAATGTTCGACAACGATATCGAAATGATCGACGCCGTGCGGAACGCGTTGGAGAACGAAACGATACCGTACGTGGTGCTCGACGGGGAACGAACTTCGAAAGAGGTTCTTTTGCAAGCTATGAAGATTCTCACGCCTTACGCTAATCGAGATATTTCTGTTCTAGAGAATACGTACACGGTTGATCTGGAGACAGCCGGAATGCTCCTCGACTGCGGTCACTGTCTTCAAAGTTCGTTTGGCCGCTGGTGTCCGGTGCAGTTGCACGAAAATAAAATTCCTCTGCAGATGTTTCTGCCGTTAGAGGCCCAGCAAGAGATTTATCCGGTGATACATCGGCAATTCATATACTTCCTCGGCGGCAAAGACGCTCGTTCCAGATTTTTGAAGAATCCGTTTAAATACCTCGAACAGGATTCTTGCTCGCCAGTCGTTCCGTTTCGACTTTCCATCATCGGCCCACCGAAGTGTGGAAAGACGACGCTGGCGAATCGAGTCGCAAAAACATACGGCGTCAAGGTGGTAACTAGAGGCGTGGCTCTGCGCCATGTTTTGAAACATTTACCCTGGACGGAGTCAACAGAACTGGCGGAATCTCGTCTTCGACAGGGTCACCTTGCCCCTGAAGAATCTTTGGCCAGCGCCGTCGAAACGTATACCATCGATCCTCGATCGACCTCTCAGGGTTTCGTGCTGGACGGTTTCCCCGCGAATCGCAAAGAGTACGAAGAATTAACGTTCCTTGGCAGTCAACCGACGATCGTGCTCGATCTCAAAGCGCACCTGGCGTTTTGTTTAGACTGTTCGTCGCGGGACACCGACGGGACGGATAGACCgctaaaacaaaatttttctgaCAAATTTTTGGCGCATCGTTACGCGAGCTGGGACGTCGACCAAGAGAAATATCGCGACTGGTTGAAGAAATTCACGCAGAACGTGATCGAAGTCGACGCCACCAAAAGTACGTGGCATATATGGACGCGAGCCGATCGAGAGATATGCTCGAGATACGAACGCATCAGATTGTATTTTCGCGAAAGCGATTACGACAAATGTCACGATTTAACGTTTATGAACGTTTCGCCCTACGAGTTTAAACAACGACAAAGCCGATTCGAATCTTACTGTCCTCTCTGTTTGTTTTATAAGAATATTATGAAGACGTCTGGACCTCCGCCGGATCATCGAGGAATGGTTCAATTCAGGGAACATTTctattggatctgccctcaacaCACGAACGATTTCGTTCGAGATCCACAAAGGCACCTTCCACCGATAAATACGGCACGTTTGCCGGAAGATCGTCCTCGTATTTTGACGGAAACGGTCGACGCGCAACACCCCTGTTGGGCTACGCGTCTGCGAATCAAAGGCTTCTGTTTGGTCACCTACGTCGACAATCTACCGAATCGTAAACTCGTATCTGGAAAACCGAGCATAGGCGTTTTATATAAAGACAAGGCGTACCTGTTTTGCACGGAGGAATGTCGCGACAAATTTCTAGAGCGTTGCGAGAAATACGCGAACGTCGATGTTAAATTTCTGTACACGCTACCGGCGATCGACGTGAAACATTTACCTCGGCTCGGTTTCTTGGAGCAAACGGTCGCGA GTCGCGTGCCCGTACCCGACGCAAGGTTCGATTATCTGTGCGAATATTTCAAACCGGCTAG CAAAGTTCCAGCCTTCTTGAACGTGGTGGACATCGCTGGGCTGGTAAAAGGCGCCGCCGAGGGACAAGGATTGGGAAACAATTTCCTCTCGCACATCAACGCTTGCGACGGCATTTTCCATCTCTGTC GAGcgttcgacgacgacgacgtcacCCACATAGAGGGAGACGTGAATCCCGTGAGGGATCTCGAGATCATCAGCGAGGAACTGCGACTGAAGGACATCGAGTTCTTGAACGTACATCTCGAGAAATTGGAAAAGCTCGTCGTTCGCGGAAACGATAAAAAACTCAAGCCCGAATAT GACACGCTGTTGAAAGTGAGAGGCGTAATGGTGGACGAAAAAAAGCACATCCGGTTCGCCGATTGGAGTGCCACCGAC ATCGAAGTTCTCAACAAATATTTGTTCCTCACGTCGAAGCCCGTTATTTACTTAGTTAATCTCTCTGAAAAGGATTATATACGTAAAAAGAACAAATG GTTAATCAAAATAAAGGAATGGGTCGATAAGAACGACCCCGGAGCTGTTTTGATCCCTTTTAGCGGCGCTTTCGAGAACAAGCTTGCCGACATGAACGAAGCCGAACGCGCTAAATATTTGGAAGAACAGAAAGCTACGAG CGCCCTCGACAAGATCATCATTCAAGGATACAAAGCACTGCAGTTGCAATACTTCTTCACGGCAGGGCACGACGAAGTCAAGGCATGGACGATTCAG aaaGGCACGAAAGCACCCCAAGCTGCAGGAAAGATTCACACGGACTTCGAGAAAGGATTCATTATGGCTGAAGTCATGAAGTACGACGATTTTAAAAACGAAGGATCAGAAGCGGCAGTGAAG GCTGCTGGAAAATATAGACAGCAGGGGCGTAATTACGTTGTCGAAGATGGGGATATCATCTTTTTCAAGTTTAACGCTGGCGCTGGACTAAAAGACGCGAAGAAAAAGTGA
- the LOC143346082 gene encoding uronyl 2-sulfotransferase: MRLNRSFLTSVTVCSTVLFIVLRSKSTTEFDNHSGDNTEKRYAKEQDISNGQTYRYVTPSLAELGVRRSMSEMNKHILMLTRVPDAGAELLILILQRLQGYNAFKHIRLPPGDHGLLSTLQEELLVEEITNIIKQEAIPLSFDGNVRFISFSKFGRQAPTFISLVRNPMGAQNLQRYREKRKTMLESRSIPTFCGQDPRCSEINNKWALQRAKANIIEWYPVVGILDCMEQSINLLEHKFPYFFRGARQIYRKIRPKQKYLSQMSLTLEPRERDILFRLYEDEIELYQWLKYRLFNETSYDVVEN, from the exons ATGCGTCTGAACCGTAGCTTTTTAACCAGTGTCACTGTATGCTCGACGGTTCTATTCATTGTTTTAAGATCGAAATCCACGACAGAGTTCGATAATCATTCGGGAGACAATACAGAAAAACGTTATGCGAAGGAACAGGATATCAGTAATGGCCAG ACGTATCGGTACGTTACACCCTCGCTTGCGGAACTGGGTGTACGTAGGAGCATGTCCGAAATGAACAAGCACATCTTAATGTTAACACGCGTGCCCGACGCTGGGGCTGAGCTGTTGATCCTGATTTTACAGCGTTTACAGGGCTACAATGCTTTCAAACATATACGTTTGCCACCTGGCGACCATGGTCTTTTGTCGACATTGCAAGAG GAACTGTTAGTGGAAGAGATTACTAATATCATAAAACAGGAAgcgattcctttaagtttcgacGGAAACGTTAGGTTTATAAGTTTCTCGAAATTTGGACGACAGGCTCCAACGTTTATATCTTTAGTGAGAAATCCCATGGGTGCTCAAAACTTACAGAG GTATCGTGAGAAGCGAAAAACGATGCTTGAAAGTAGATCTATACCTACGTTTTGCGGACAGGATCCTCGCTGCTC AGAGATAAATAACAAATGGGCATTGCAACGGGCTAAAGCAAATATTATCGAATGGTATCCAGTCGTTGGCATTTTAGATTGCATGGAGCAGTCGATAAACTTGCTGGAACATAAATTTCCATATTTTTTTCGCGGTGCTAGGCAAATTTACAGAAAAATTC GACCGAAACAGAAGTACCTTTCTCAAATGTCGTTAACATTAGAACCAAGAGAAAGAGATATATTGTTCAGACTCTATGAAGATGAAATAGAGTTGTATCAGTGGCTGAAATATCGACTTTTCAACGAAACATCGTACGACGTTGTAGAAAATTAA
- the LOC143346109 gene encoding uncharacterized protein LOC143346109, whose product MHWLQATNIREEMPLSQISQSNSIDTNESVNPGASTQITSTCYAPPPLNYNINLPLGHPSILGNDRGAPPSYEEAIDPNAPPPSYDSLFGRMREAHKVSKGVFDFLKNIIVLLLGTIGCTIILGVTTAVPISMMVIGGLYLNDCPQGEYIPVYLLVGGGFGVFKQLLHFSAGLCQRQEDRDEERIRQSPTQTLINCFMLGWFIIGSMWVYKEYEPNYDPSLGKYCNKTLYLFAFWLITSSYICLGVITACLCSISVASSCISK is encoded by the exons ATGCATTGGCTTCAAGCAACAAATATACGCGAAGAGATGCCGTTAAGTCAAATAAGTCAAAGTAATTCCATCGATACAAATGAGAGTGTAAATCCTGGTGCAAGTACTCAAATAACATCAACTTGTTATGCTCCACCACCTTTGAATTATAACATTAATTTACCTTTGGGTCACCCATCTATTCTGGGTAATGATCGTGGTGCACCCCCTTCTTATGAGGAAGCAATAGATCCAAATG CACCTCCTCCATCCTACGATTCACTGTTTGGTCGTATGAGAGAAGCACATAAAGTTTCAAAAGGGGTATTTGATTTTTTGAAAAACATTATTGTCTTACTATTAGGCACCA TTGGATGTACTATTATCTTAGGAGTAACAACTGCAGTTCCAATATCTATGATGGTCATTGGAGGGCTTTATCTAAATGATTGCCCACAAGGAGAATATATTCCTGTATATTTATTAGTGGGTGGTGGTTTTGGTGTTTTCAAACAGTTGTTACATTTCTCAGCAGGACTGTGTCAACGTCAGGAAGATCGAGACGAAGAAAGAATACGACAGTCTCCTACTCAaacattaatcaactgttttatgCTTGGTTGGTTTATCATAG GCTCAATGTGGGTGTATAAGGAATACGAACCAAATTATGACCCATCTCTTGGAAAATATTGCAACAAAACGTTATATTTATTTGCGTTTTGGCTAATAACATCATCATACATATGCTTGGGAGTGATAACAGCTTGTCTTTGTAGTATTTCAGTAGCAAGTAGTTGCATTTCAAAGTAG